Proteins encoded together in one Amblyomma americanum isolate KBUSLIRL-KWMA chromosome 1, ASM5285725v1, whole genome shotgun sequence window:
- the LOC144113157 gene encoding monocarboxylate transporter 5-like, which produces MGLSRKPALRARQLHGLVIVAAVFWINMFVLGFFRAGGVLYVALVRTYRCSYEQASWPFSLAGATLCMTGPFAGALSRLLSIRLIVSAGVVVTAVAISSCFFTDDITVVVILLGIFYGIGTGMVCNLTPLLLTQCFENHRAIACGVAYSGSTIGSFFWPALLEYLINEFGLRGALLIYGATILHGVMGSILLTPLSKAPHREAEAEEPKPEAEEEKMLEPLREKCQSLDFHPFQNGGNFARRYSSRMSVRSAFADDSASACAVSVSGLCMVLSDGDQWHSREEHLDQHHACSPATSLKKLNDPSPLEPLWETGSAPDTAPDTRTSGKQSSLKASLTDVDRAGSSLCGNLIRVVLNDLKLLRNYHFILVTTSAVGFFFVFSTFIIIIPDYATDKGLTQSEGVFLLSVYGITDLFSKPIPGLLAYKKIIDNKGIFICGGFITGLTMLVMPSMDSYWSFVLMTLLFGLVTGGLIFMSPVLLTEFLGPHLAVMAFGMSNMFIGIASLLRPFIIGYFKDNWHSYDGLFYSMATACILSSLIWFVGPIAEKVRTFVKAPSTSPPPPQEV; this is translated from the exons ATGGGACTGTCGCGCAAGCCGGCGCTGCGCGCGCGACAGCTGCACGGCCTGGTCATCGTGGCGGCCGTCTTTTGGATCAACATGTTCGTGCTGGGCTTCTTCCGCGCCGGCGGCGTGCTCTACGTGGCCCTGGTGCGCACCTACCGCTGCAGCTACGAGCAGGCCTCGTGGCCCTTCAGCCTCGCAGGGGCCACGCTCTGCATGACCG GACCCTTTGCCGGCGCCCTGAGCCGACTGCTGTCCATAAGGCTAATCGTGTCGGCAGGAGTGGTGGTCACAGCCGTCGCCATCAGCTCGTGTTTCTTCACCGATGACATCACCGTCGTTGTCATTCTTCTGGGAATATTTTACG GCATAGGGACGGGCATGGTTTGCAACCTGACGCCGCTGCTACTCACCCAGTGTTTCGAGAACCACCGCGCCATCGCCTGCGGAGTGGCCTACTCCGGCTCCACCATCGGCTCCTTCTTCTGGCCTGCGCTGCTGGAGTACCTCATCAACGAGTTCGGCCTGCGCGGAGCGCTGCTCATCTACGGCGCCACCATCCTGCACGGAGTCATGGGCTCCATCTTGCTGACGCCCCTTTCCAAGGCGCCGCACAGGGAAGCCGAAGCCGAGGAGCCCAAGCCAGAGGCCGAGGAGGAGAAGATGCTGGAACCACTGCGCGAGAAGTGCCAGAGCCTCGATTTCCACCCTTTCCAGAACGGCGGAAACTTCGCGAGGCGCTACTCTTCGCGCATGTCCGTTCGCTCGGCCTTCGCGGACGATAGCGCGTCGGCGTGCGCCGTGTCCGTGTCCGGCCTGTGCATGGTGCTGTCCGATGGCGACCAGTGGCACAGCCGGGAAGAGCACCTCGACCAGCACCACGCGTGCAGCCCCGCGACCAGCCTGAAGAAACTGAACGACCCCAGCCCCCTCGAGCCCCTCTGGGAGACTGGGTCAGCTCCCGACACTGCTCCCGACACCAGGACGAGTGGCAAGCAGTCGTCTCTCAAGGCGTCGCTCACCGACGTGGACCGCGCTGGCTCCTCCCTGTGCGGAAACTTGATTCGCGTTGTGCTCAACGACCTGAAGCTGCTGCGAAATTACCACTTTATCCTGGTGACCACCTCGGCGGTGGGCTTCTTCTTCGTGTTCAgcacgttcatcatcatcattccagACTATGCCACGGACAAAGGTCTGACGCAAAGCGAAGGGGTGTTTCTGTTGTCTGTGTACGGCATAACGGACCTTTTCAGCAAACCCATTCCGGGCCTCTTGGCTTACAAGAAAATTATCGACAATAAAGGAATCTTTATTTGCGGAGGCTTTATCACGGGTCTGACAATGCTCGTCATGCCTTCCATGGACAGCTACTGGTCCTTTGTGCTGATGACCCTGCTGTTCGGTTTGGTGACCGGCGGGCTGATATTTATGTCTCCCGTTCTTCTCACCGAGTTCTTGGGACCTCATCTAGCTGTCATGGCCTTTGGAATGTCCAACATGTTCATTGGCATTGCTTCCTTACTGCGACCATTCATCATCG GTTACTTCAAGGACAACTGGCACAGCTACGACGGTCTGTTCTACAGCATGGCGACTGCATGCATCCTCTCTTCGCTCATATGGTTTGTTGGACCAATAGCGGAGAAGGTGCGGACGTTCGTGAAAGCGCCGAGCACGTCTCCTCCCCCGCCGCAAGAAGTGTGA